A portion of the Pseudoalteromonas luteoviolacea genome contains these proteins:
- the merB gene encoding organomercurial lyase, translating to MELTHASLHFQIMKHFIEYAKAPSVSKLSDIFGIQVASVVEALKALQEYHGVVLQPVSHEVWVAHPFSAAPTNFWIQSGDMGWWGNCAWCALGAAALLARDLTITTTLGSESKQIVIEIINGKIQNKHLFVHFPIPMEKAWDNVVYTCSTMLMFESESDISMV from the coding sequence ATGGAATTAACTCATGCCAGCCTTCATTTCCAGATCATGAAGCACTTCATTGAGTATGCAAAAGCCCCCAGTGTTAGCAAGCTAAGTGATATATTTGGCATTCAAGTGGCCAGTGTTGTGGAGGCGTTAAAAGCATTACAAGAATACCATGGTGTCGTGCTACAACCAGTGTCGCACGAAGTATGGGTCGCACATCCTTTTTCTGCTGCACCAACAAACTTTTGGATCCAGTCAGGAGATATGGGCTGGTGGGGTAATTGTGCTTGGTGTGCATTGGGAGCGGCTGCATTACTTGCTCGAGACTTGACCATTACTACCACGCTGGGCAGTGAATCAAAACAGATTGTGATTGAAATTATAAATGGAAAAATTCAGAACAAGCATTTGTTTGTTCATTTTCCTATTCCTATGGAGAAAGCGTGGGATAATGTAGTTTACACTTGTAGTACCATGCTGATGTTTGAGTCTGAATCAGACATCAGCATGGTGTGA
- a CDS encoding endonuclease/exonuclease/phosphatase family protein produces MKPSLVSIALAATLLGTGCQQTSTQTTDTTTINDTTIRVATFNVSMEATNYQSDKALDVSGNVLTKALKSGEIKQINNIAEIIQRTRPDIILLNEFDYIADPEQGINLFKSKYLEVSQNGFEPISYPHVYLAPVNTGVKTHLTGKDNKLTHYGFGKYPGQYGMVLLSKFPIDADQVRTFQHFLWKDMPNNMMPTTEEGKSWYAQPERDIMRLSSKSHWDIPVQVCNQQLNVLASHPTPPVFDGPEDRNGKRNHDELRLWKDYISATGHSYIYDDTGVKGGFSGSSFVIVGDLNASDVDGDGHPNAIKQLLTHSRVNNLATPKSEGGRSNKPQNANAVAHTAHWGMRADYVLPSSDLNIIDSGVFWPAQHESGAELVANRAASSDHRLVWVDILLPSNCAK; encoded by the coding sequence TTGCAACGTTCAATGTGAGTATGGAGGCTACCAATTACCAGTCTGATAAAGCGCTAGATGTGTCTGGTAATGTATTAACTAAGGCGTTAAAAAGCGGTGAAATAAAGCAAATCAATAATATTGCCGAAATCATTCAACGTACACGCCCAGACATTATCCTTTTAAATGAATTTGACTATATTGCCGACCCAGAGCAAGGTATTAACTTATTTAAAAGTAAGTACTTAGAGGTGTCTCAAAATGGCTTTGAGCCAATTTCTTATCCTCATGTATATTTAGCACCTGTCAATACGGGCGTTAAAACGCATTTGACTGGCAAAGACAACAAACTCACTCATTATGGATTTGGCAAATATCCGGGCCAATACGGCATGGTGCTGCTATCAAAGTTCCCAATAGACGCTGATCAAGTGCGTACTTTTCAACACTTTTTATGGAAAGATATGCCAAACAACATGATGCCAACCACCGAAGAGGGTAAGAGCTGGTATGCACAACCTGAACGTGACATCATGCGCCTTTCTTCAAAATCTCATTGGGATATTCCAGTTCAGGTCTGCAACCAGCAACTAAACGTGCTTGCTAGCCACCCGACGCCACCTGTTTTTGATGGGCCTGAAGACAGAAATGGTAAAAGAAACCATGATGAACTAAGGCTTTGGAAAGACTATATTTCTGCAACTGGTCACAGCTACATTTACGATGACACAGGTGTGAAAGGCGGTTTCAGCGGTTCATCTTTTGTGATTGTCGGTGATTTAAATGCCAGTGACGTCGATGGTGATGGGCACCCTAATGCCATCAAGCAGCTCCTCACACACAGTCGAGTAAACAACTTAGCCACACCTAAATCAGAAGGTGGAAGATCAAACAAACCGCAAAATGCAAATGCAGTGGCACATACCGCACATTGGGGGATGCGCGCTGATTACGTGCTGCCATCGAGTGACCTCAACATCATTGATAGCGGTGTGTTTTGGCCAGCGCAGCATGAATCTGGCGCTGAGTTAGTTGCAAATAGAGCCGCCTCTTCTGATCACAGGTTAGTATGGGTAGATATTTTATTGCCAAGCAATTGTGCCAAGTAA
- a CDS encoding winged helix-turn-helix domain-containing protein — MSATQRFYIEEHLIDLSRSEVTFAQQSTKVEPKVLQVLLLLAQNAQEVVSHQQIMDEVWQGSEVVPNALQRCIARLRKVLGDNAKSPKIIATHPKIGYRLMVEVQWLPENKPKITTMQSSQSLKQALYFGLPCFLIIILGLVAWLQTQPEALNVSTLKQLTYTDAFESEVTYSPDGQYIVFNRHTHSCQSHIWAKNLQTGIEKQLSIEPGFYRDARFTPDGRNILYTKQRHCDQSSHTQHEPMQANCWQINMLNFATALNTPQVATVPYQCQANSITRPVALPNHQYAFLSRQGNKQTLVKFNALEQHTSTLFNLAGHSVYTYDYDPIHAQYAVLSFNQENQHMLSILDNRGELLQQHTVNTNNQQLLVSQLSIRFSDHGNALLAVSHGKLYRLTLDGKVTAYQSALNDIISAQSHPLTSNIIAIKGNKDTDIALIPLSGELDVKTEQVMNQSVQPYPSFARSKSREKYAQFKPNGELIAFISARSGEDQIWLWDGNQAKQLSNFSKPSKIEQFSWSPDGQSLAVIHKTQLHIVNLNGETHIIEAPAPLVEVLNWHPQSGIFVTASQPSAHTLWQLNLNDQIFKPHSVDDVQSVWLTDHALYISDFDGQVFKRMLNSETTEYKRMPTLNGHSLVLYKKHFYSYDMKSGYLSQYDLNGVLIKKLKPLKPFAWKISDIKGENVLLEQLIELNQDVVELSL; from the coding sequence ATGTCAGCCACTCAGCGTTTTTATATTGAAGAACACCTTATTGATTTATCTCGTTCTGAGGTCACTTTTGCGCAGCAAAGTACAAAGGTCGAACCTAAAGTTTTACAAGTGTTACTCTTGCTGGCTCAAAATGCACAAGAAGTGGTAAGTCATCAGCAGATCATGGATGAAGTATGGCAAGGCAGCGAAGTGGTTCCAAATGCTCTACAACGATGCATTGCTCGGCTTAGAAAAGTACTTGGTGACAATGCTAAATCTCCTAAGATAATTGCGACACATCCCAAAATAGGCTACCGGCTGATGGTAGAAGTACAATGGCTGCCCGAAAATAAACCCAAAATAACCACCATGCAAAGCTCGCAGAGTCTCAAACAGGCTCTATATTTTGGGCTACCGTGTTTTTTGATTATTATACTCGGCTTAGTGGCATGGTTACAGACACAACCTGAAGCATTAAACGTGAGTACTTTAAAACAGCTCACTTATACAGATGCCTTTGAAAGTGAAGTAACCTATAGCCCCGATGGACAATACATTGTATTTAATCGCCATACACACTCATGCCAAAGCCATATCTGGGCTAAAAACCTACAAACAGGTATTGAAAAACAACTAAGTATAGAGCCCGGCTTTTACCGCGATGCACGTTTCACACCGGATGGCCGTAACATACTTTATACAAAGCAACGCCACTGTGATCAAAGTAGCCACACGCAACATGAACCGATGCAGGCTAATTGCTGGCAAATCAATATGCTGAATTTTGCTACCGCCTTGAATACACCACAAGTTGCGACGGTACCCTATCAGTGCCAAGCCAACTCCATAACACGACCTGTGGCGCTGCCAAATCACCAATATGCATTTTTAAGCCGTCAAGGTAACAAGCAGACCTTAGTTAAGTTCAATGCACTAGAACAACACACAAGTACCCTATTTAACTTGGCAGGTCATTCAGTTTATACGTATGATTATGACCCAATACATGCTCAGTATGCCGTACTTTCCTTTAATCAAGAAAACCAGCATATGCTGAGCATACTCGATAATCGCGGCGAACTACTGCAACAACACACGGTAAATACAAACAATCAACAGCTGCTAGTAAGCCAGTTATCTATCCGTTTTTCGGATCATGGCAATGCATTGCTGGCAGTCTCACATGGTAAGCTTTATCGCCTAACACTGGATGGCAAAGTGACCGCGTACCAAAGTGCACTCAATGATATTATAAGCGCGCAATCTCACCCTTTAACTTCGAACATCATCGCCATCAAAGGCAATAAAGATACCGATATTGCACTCATCCCTTTAAGTGGTGAGCTAGACGTCAAAACAGAACAAGTCATGAACCAAAGCGTGCAACCATATCCAAGCTTTGCACGCTCTAAAAGCCGAGAAAAGTATGCGCAATTTAAACCAAATGGTGAGCTGATTGCCTTCATCTCTGCTCGCAGTGGAGAAGATCAGATATGGCTCTGGGACGGCAATCAAGCAAAACAACTGAGTAACTTTTCAAAGCCGAGTAAAATTGAGCAATTTAGCTGGTCTCCAGATGGCCAAAGCTTGGCGGTCATTCATAAAACCCAGCTCCACATCGTTAATTTGAATGGAGAAACTCACATCATTGAAGCGCCAGCTCCATTAGTGGAAGTACTAAACTGGCACCCTCAATCAGGGATTTTTGTCACTGCGTCACAACCCTCTGCCCATACACTTTGGCAACTGAACTTAAACGACCAAATTTTTAAGCCTCACTCAGTTGACGATGTTCAGTCTGTCTGGCTCACTGATCACGCCCTCTATATCAGTGACTTTGATGGGCAAGTATTTAAGCGAATGCTTAACTCTGAGACCACTGAATATAAACGAATGCCGACCCTGAATGGACACAGTTTGGTGTTATACAAAAAGCATTTTTATAGTTATGACATGAAATCAGGTTACTTATCGCAATACGACTTAAACGGTGTACTCATTAAAAAATTGAAACCACTGAAGCCCTTCGCATGGAAAATATCAGATATAAAAGGCGAGAACGTGTTATTGGAACAGCTTATCGAGCTGAATCAAGATGTTGTGGAGCTCAGCTTATAA